A genomic segment from Paramixta manurensis encodes:
- a CDS encoding anthranilate synthase component 1 has product MPIAKPTLKLITGNAPYREDPAAVFHQLCGARPATLLLESADIDSKRNLKSLLIVDSALRITALDNKVTLQALSENGRNLLPLLDQALPAEVENLPRPDGRELTFPQTEALQDEDSRLKSLSVFDALRLIPQLLNTPEEEREAMLLGGLFAYDLVAGFEPLPEVKNEQRCPDYCFYLAETLLVLDHQTQSARLQASLFAPSTSEFQRLQSRIKQLHDQMLQPAQPLPVQKVEQMALSCNQSDEEYCEVVRTMQSAIRIGEIFQVVPSRRFSLPCPSPLAAYDTLKTSNPSPYMFFMQDQDFSLFGASPESSLKYESLQRQIEIYPIAGTRPRGRHADGSLDRDLDSRIELEMRTDHKELAEHLMLVDLARNDLARICQPGSRYVADLTKVDRYSFVMHLVSRVVGKLREDLDVLHAYRACMNMGTLSGAPKVRAMQLIAGAEKTRRGSYGGAVGYFTAQGDLDTCIVIRSAYVEDGVATVQAGAGVVLDSNPQAEADESRNKARAVLRAIATAHHCTEIF; this is encoded by the coding sequence ATGCCAATTGCGAAACCTACATTGAAGTTGATTACCGGCAACGCGCCTTATCGCGAAGATCCGGCCGCGGTGTTTCATCAATTATGCGGCGCACGCCCGGCGACTCTGTTACTTGAATCCGCCGATATTGACAGCAAGCGTAACCTGAAAAGCTTGCTGATTGTCGATAGCGCGCTGCGCATTACCGCGTTGGATAACAAAGTCACCCTGCAGGCACTGTCGGAAAACGGGCGCAATCTGCTGCCGCTGCTGGACCAGGCGTTACCGGCTGAGGTAGAAAACCTGCCGCGTCCGGACGGCCGGGAATTAACCTTCCCGCAGACCGAAGCCTTACAGGATGAGGATTCTCGCCTGAAGTCACTGTCAGTATTCGATGCATTGCGCCTGATCCCACAACTGCTTAATACGCCGGAAGAAGAACGCGAGGCAATGTTACTGGGCGGCCTCTTCGCCTATGATTTGGTTGCCGGTTTTGAGCCATTACCCGAAGTGAAAAACGAGCAGCGCTGCCCGGATTACTGTTTCTATCTCGCCGAAACCTTATTGGTGCTCGATCACCAAACGCAGAGCGCACGCTTACAAGCGAGCCTGTTTGCTCCCTCAACCAGCGAGTTTCAGCGTTTACAGAGCCGCATTAAACAGTTGCACGATCAAATGTTGCAACCGGCACAGCCGCTGCCGGTGCAGAAAGTCGAGCAGATGGCGTTGAGCTGCAATCAGAGTGATGAAGAGTATTGTGAAGTTGTGCGTACCATGCAGTCCGCCATCCGCATTGGTGAGATTTTCCAAGTGGTGCCCTCACGTCGTTTCTCATTACCCTGCCCATCGCCGCTGGCCGCCTATGACACCTTAAAAACCAGCAACCCAAGCCCCTACATGTTTTTTATGCAGGACCAGGATTTCAGCCTGTTTGGCGCCTCGCCGGAAAGCTCGCTGAAATATGAATCCCTCCAGCGTCAGATTGAAATCTATCCGATCGCCGGTACACGCCCGCGTGGACGCCACGCTGATGGCTCGCTAGATCGCGATCTCGACAGCCGCATTGAACTTGAGATGCGTACCGATCACAAAGAGCTGGCGGAGCACCTGATGCTGGTTGATTTGGCGCGCAACGACTTAGCGCGCATCTGCCAGCCGGGTAGCCGTTACGTGGCCGATTTAACCAAAGTGGATCGTTACTCTTTTGTCATGCACTTGGTCTCACGGGTGGTTGGCAAACTGCGTGAAGACCTCGACGTGCTGCATGCTTATCGCGCCTGTATGAATATGGGCACGCTAAGCGGCGCGCCAAAAGTACGCGCAATGCAACTGATCGCCGGAGCGGAAAAAACACGCCGTGGTAGCTACGGCGGCGCGGTGGGATATTTTACCGCGCAAGGTGATTTGGATACTTGCATCGTGATCCGCTCGGCATACGTCGAAGACGGCGTTGCTACGGTTCAAGCCGGTGCCGGCGTGGTGCTGGACTCAAACCCTCAGGCGGAAGCGGATGAAAGCCGCAACAAAGCCCGCGCGGTACTGCGCGCAATTGCTACCGCTCATCATTGCACGGAGATTTTCTGA
- a CDS encoding L-threonylcarbamoyladenylate synthase has translation MSQFFYMHAENPQPRLIKQAVDYLNKGGVIVYPTDSGYALGCRLEDKNAMARICQIRQLDGNHNFTLMCRDLSELSTYAHVDNSAFRLIKNNTPGNYTFILKATKEVPRRLMNEKRKTIGLRVPSNPIALALLEALNEPMMSTSLMLPGNDFTEADPEEIQHSIGKLVDLIIHGGTLGQHPTTVIDLTDDSPVVVREGVGDITPFL, from the coding sequence ATGAGTCAATTTTTTTATATGCACGCGGAAAACCCGCAACCCCGTCTGATCAAACAGGCGGTGGATTATCTCAACAAAGGCGGAGTGATTGTCTATCCGACAGATTCCGGCTATGCATTGGGTTGCCGTTTGGAAGATAAAAATGCGATGGCCCGCATTTGCCAAATTCGTCAGTTAGACGGCAACCACAATTTTACCCTGATGTGCCGCGATCTCTCTGAGCTGTCGACCTATGCGCATGTTGATAACAGCGCATTTCGCCTGATCAAAAACAACACGCCGGGCAATTACACCTTTATTTTGAAAGCCACCAAAGAAGTGCCGCGCCGGTTAATGAATGAAAAGCGCAAAACCATTGGCCTACGTGTGCCTTCCAACCCGATTGCGCTGGCACTGTTGGAAGCACTCAACGAACCGATGATGTCGACATCGCTGATGCTGCCCGGCAATGATTTTACCGAAGCTGACCCGGAAGAGATCCAACACAGTATCGGCAAGCTGGTGGATTTAATTATCCACGGCGGAACATTGGGCCAACATCCGACCACGGTGATTGATTTAACCGATGACTCGCCGGTGGTGGTGCGTGAAGGTGTCGGCGATATCACACCATTTCTTTAA
- the rluB gene encoding 23S rRNA pseudouridine(2605) synthase RluB yields MSEKLQKVLARAGHGSRREIETLISAGRVSIDGKLATLGDRVELDKSLKIRIDGHIVSINESATEVCRVLAYYKPEGELCTRNDPEGRPTVFDRLPRLRGARWIAVGRLDVNTCGLLLFTTDGELANRLMHPSREVEREYAVRVFGQIDEDKIRQLSRGVQLEDGPASFKTIKFTGGEGINQWYNVTLTEGRNREVRRLWEAVGVQVSRLIRVRYGDIPLPKGLPRGGWTELDLEPTNYLRELVGLPPETVSKVPVEKDRRRTKANQIRRAVKRHTQVSGSRRTTKPTRNAGQAKSGKR; encoded by the coding sequence ATGAGCGAAAAGTTACAGAAAGTTTTAGCGCGAGCCGGTCATGGCTCGCGTCGTGAGATCGAAACGCTGATTTCAGCAGGAAGGGTCAGCATCGACGGGAAACTGGCGACGCTTGGCGATCGCGTTGAACTGGATAAGTCCCTTAAGATCCGTATTGATGGGCACATCGTTTCGATTAATGAGTCCGCGACCGAAGTCTGTCGCGTACTGGCGTACTACAAACCGGAAGGCGAACTGTGTACGCGTAATGATCCGGAAGGCCGGCCAACCGTGTTTGATCGCCTGCCACGTTTGCGTGGCGCGCGGTGGATTGCGGTAGGACGGTTGGACGTCAATACCTGTGGTCTGCTGTTATTTACTACCGATGGTGAATTGGCTAACCGTTTGATGCACCCGAGCCGTGAAGTTGAGAGGGAGTACGCGGTGCGGGTATTCGGTCAAATCGATGAAGATAAAATTCGTCAGTTGAGCCGTGGCGTGCAGTTAGAAGATGGCCCGGCGTCATTTAAAACCATCAAATTTACCGGTGGTGAAGGCATCAACCAGTGGTATAACGTGACCCTGACCGAGGGGCGCAATCGCGAAGTGCGTCGTCTGTGGGAAGCGGTTGGCGTCCAGGTTAGTCGATTGATTCGCGTGCGTTATGGCGATATTCCGTTGCCGAAAGGCTTGCCGCGCGGCGGCTGGACCGAACTGGATTTAGAGCCGACCAACTATTTGCGTGAATTGGTGGGCTTGCCGCCGGAAACTGTCAGTAAGGTGCCGGTTGAGAAAGATCGTCGTCGTACAAAAGCGAACCAAATCCGCCGGGCCGTCAAACGCCATACGCAAGTCAGCGGTAGCCGCCGGACGACTAAGCCAACGCGTAATGCAGGGCAGGCGAAAAGCGGCAAACGCTAA
- the cobO gene encoding cob(I)yrinic acid a,c-diamide adenosyltransferase — protein MDDRHQQRQQRLKEQVDARIAAATDTRGILMVFTGNGKGKTTAAFGTATRAVGHQKRVGVIQFIKGEWPNGERNLLEPQGVEFQVMATGFTWETQSRETDSRACLAVWEHAQRMLADASLDLVILDELTYMVSFDYLPLVQVLQALRARPTHQSVIITGRGCHREILELADTVSEMRPVKHAFDAGIQAQQGIDW, from the coding sequence ATGGACGACCGTCATCAACAACGTCAGCAACGGCTGAAAGAACAGGTTGACGCGCGCATCGCCGCCGCCACCGATACGCGCGGGATTTTGATGGTTTTCACCGGCAATGGCAAAGGGAAAACAACGGCGGCTTTCGGCACCGCCACGCGGGCGGTCGGTCATCAAAAACGCGTCGGCGTGATCCAGTTTATTAAAGGAGAGTGGCCAAATGGAGAACGCAACCTGCTGGAGCCGCAAGGCGTAGAGTTTCAGGTAATGGCGACCGGCTTCACATGGGAGACACAAAGTCGTGAGACCGATTCTCGCGCCTGCCTCGCGGTGTGGGAGCATGCACAACGGATGCTAGCCGATGCTTCGCTCGATCTGGTTATCCTTGACGAGTTAACCTATATGGTGAGTTTTGATTATTTACCGCTGGTGCAGGTACTACAGGCGCTACGCGCCAGGCCAACTCACCAAAGTGTGATTATTACCGGGCGAGGATGCCATCGAGAGATTTTAGAGCTGGCAGATACGGTGAGCGAAATGCGCCCGGTAAAACATGCTTTCGATGCCGGTATCCAGGCTCAACAAGGTATCGATTGGTAG
- a CDS encoding serine protease, with protein sequence MKKITLLPVIAALLLSGCSVGKYEYSSEAMKRVDMNFTGIPTILGLGTLGTSIPITPEYSLTAAHVAKFSVQRVKAYHPYCDLAVIYHKNDIKTLPTFRTGEIGDAVKMYGFSFISAMPVESSGVNLARTGISNGWNKKPCMAMASNAGVVKGMSGGAVYNNDDTIGGVIVGYSSAIKNTHTGKTILKDVSLYIPYGDFKQWLAQTTAPAA encoded by the coding sequence ATGAAAAAAATCACGTTATTACCAGTGATAGCCGCGCTATTGCTGTCGGGCTGCTCTGTCGGAAAATATGAGTACAGCAGCGAAGCCATGAAGCGGGTTGATATGAACTTTACCGGTATCCCGACCATTCTTGGCCTTGGCACGCTGGGAACCAGCATCCCCATTACACCGGAATACAGCCTTACCGCAGCGCACGTCGCCAAATTTTCGGTGCAACGAGTAAAGGCATACCATCCTTATTGCGACCTCGCGGTTATTTATCATAAAAATGATATCAAGACGTTACCGACATTTCGTACTGGCGAAATTGGCGATGCGGTCAAAATGTATGGCTTTAGTTTTATTTCCGCCATGCCGGTTGAATCTAGCGGTGTGAATTTAGCTCGCACTGGCATCAGTAACGGCTGGAATAAAAAACCGTGCATGGCGATGGCCTCTAATGCTGGCGTGGTGAAAGGGATGTCTGGCGGCGCGGTATATAATAACGATGACACTATTGGTGGTGTGATTGTGGGTTATAGTAGTGCGATAAAAAATACCCACACCGGGAAAACTATCCTAAAGGATGTTTCGCTGTATATTCCCTACGGTGATTTTAAACAGTGGCTGGCGCAGACCACCGCGCCAGCGGCCTAA
- the rnm gene encoding RNase RNM: MPHDFLTAGAGVSNTTPLSNFPLYDLHSHTIASDGRLTPEALVLRAVEQRVGVLAITDHDTTAGLAAAHEAIARHQLSLRLINGVEISTLWENHEIHIVGLGINPQQPALIDFLSDQAERRMARAQLIAERLEKAHIPGALAGALRLAQGGAVTRGHFARFLVEQGKAENMAQVFKRFLARGKTGYVPPQWCTIEQAIDAIHHSGGRAVLAHPGRYDLSAKWLKRLIAVFTEGGGDAMEVAQCQQAPNERSQLGRYAQDYGLAASQGSDFHQPCSWIELGRKLWLPGGVEAIWTRFPHLAD; the protein is encoded by the coding sequence ATGCCGCATGATTTCCTGACTGCCGGAGCAGGTGTGAGTAACACGACGCCGTTAAGTAATTTTCCTCTGTACGATCTTCATAGTCACACTATCGCTTCAGATGGGCGGCTAACCCCGGAGGCGCTAGTCTTGCGGGCGGTTGAACAGCGCGTTGGTGTTCTGGCGATCACCGATCATGATACGACCGCAGGCCTTGCTGCGGCACACGAGGCCATTGCGCGCCATCAATTGTCCTTGCGTTTAATCAATGGCGTAGAAATCTCAACCCTATGGGAAAACCATGAAATCCATATTGTTGGGCTCGGCATTAACCCGCAGCAACCGGCATTGATTGATTTCCTTAGCGATCAGGCTGAACGCCGCATGGCGCGCGCGCAACTCATCGCTGAGCGCCTGGAAAAGGCACATATTCCGGGGGCGTTGGCAGGGGCGCTGCGGTTGGCTCAGGGCGGAGCGGTAACGCGTGGTCATTTTGCGCGTTTTTTAGTTGAACAAGGCAAAGCGGAAAATATGGCGCAGGTGTTTAAACGTTTCCTCGCGCGCGGTAAAACCGGTTATGTCCCGCCCCAGTGGTGTACAATAGAACAAGCTATTGATGCTATTCACCATTCTGGTGGTCGTGCAGTGCTGGCGCATCCCGGACGTTATGACTTGTCGGCTAAATGGCTGAAACGCCTGATTGCCGTGTTTACCGAAGGCGGCGGTGATGCGATGGAGGTGGCGCAGTGCCAGCAAGCGCCTAATGAACGCAGCCAACTCGGGCGCTACGCGCAAGATTACGGTCTGGCGGCATCACAAGGTTCCGATTTTCATCAGCCCTGTTCGTGGATTGAGTTGGGTAGAAAACTTTGGCTACCCGGCGGCGTAGAAGCTATCTGGACGCGGTTTCCGCACCTGGCTGACTAA